A single region of the Acidimicrobiales bacterium genome encodes:
- a CDS encoding S8 family peptidase, with amino-acid sequence MGRTAKAALAGALVAAAAVVSTPSTAGATERVIVQADAGGLASATRAVTAAGGRVTLALPIVNGFAAEVPAAAAARLRNAEGVRAVTPDAEVTVQATTSSTVNPTSINSVYARETGADQLWAEGITGNGVTVALVDTGVSASPDLAGRVVTDVPDPTNSARTDVCANFAGDGTCDDRYGHGTFLAGLIAGNGAGSAGMFRGIAPGARIVSVKVAGYDGSSDVSKVLAAIQYVVSFREQLGIDVLNLSLGTNSTQSYAVDPLNHAVEQAWQSGITVVVAAGNLGPAPGTISKPGDDPFVITAGSVDDRETPARDDDRVPNFSSRGPTAADGLAKPDLVAPGARLVSLRASQGNYVDTFVGGGVNATYRRGSGTSMSAAVVSGIAALVLDANETWSPNRVKHALTTTASRTGLTAPTAVGAGLVQAYAAARRAPAGEANLGLVAGNGTGSLDASRGDVEVSGPCQQPYRTLDPTCTKPLEGDETAQGRTYEAEQWGTSWYESQWAEAGPLGTSWYGTSWYGTSWYGTSWYGTSWYGASWEGGTDTQTRYGKPADGGAWYGAWE; translated from the coding sequence GTGGGGCGGACTGCGAAGGCGGCGTTGGCGGGGGCCTTGGTTGCCGCGGCGGCGGTCGTGTCGACGCCGTCGACGGCGGGCGCCACCGAACGGGTCATCGTGCAAGCCGACGCTGGCGGGCTGGCCTCGGCCACCCGGGCAGTCACCGCCGCGGGTGGCCGCGTCACCCTGGCCCTGCCGATCGTCAACGGCTTCGCCGCCGAGGTGCCGGCCGCGGCGGCGGCCCGGCTCCGCAACGCCGAGGGCGTGCGCGCCGTCACGCCCGACGCCGAGGTGACGGTGCAGGCCACCACGTCGAGCACGGTCAACCCCACGAGCATCAACTCCGTCTACGCCCGTGAGACCGGCGCCGACCAACTGTGGGCCGAAGGCATCACCGGCAACGGCGTCACCGTCGCTCTCGTCGACACCGGCGTATCGGCCAGTCCCGACCTGGCGGGCCGCGTCGTCACCGACGTCCCCGATCCCACCAACAGCGCTCGCACCGACGTGTGCGCCAACTTCGCAGGCGACGGCACCTGCGACGACCGGTACGGCCACGGCACCTTCCTGGCCGGCCTCATCGCAGGCAACGGCGCCGGCTCGGCGGGCATGTTCCGCGGCATCGCCCCCGGCGCGCGCATCGTCTCGGTCAAGGTGGCGGGTTACGACGGCTCCTCCGACGTCAGCAAGGTGCTGGCCGCCATCCAGTACGTGGTGTCGTTCCGCGAGCAACTCGGCATCGATGTGCTCAACCTGTCGCTGGGCACCAACAGCACCCAGAGCTACGCCGTCGACCCGCTGAACCACGCGGTCGAGCAGGCCTGGCAGTCGGGCATCACCGTGGTGGTCGCCGCGGGCAACCTCGGCCCGGCACCGGGCACCATCAGCAAGCCGGGCGACGACCCCTTCGTCATCACCGCGGGCTCGGTCGACGACCGCGAGACCCCGGCTCGCGACGACGACCGCGTCCCCAACTTCAGCTCGCGTGGCCCCACCGCGGCCGACGGCCTGGCCAAGCCCGACCTCGTCGCCCCCGGCGCCCGGCTCGTCTCGCTGCGGGCGTCACAGGGCAACTACGTCGACACATTCGTGGGCGGCGGCGTCAACGCCACCTACCGCCGGGGCAGCGGCACCTCGATGTCGGCCGCCGTCGTGTCGGGCATCGCCGCCCTGGTGCTCGACGCCAACGAGACGTGGTCGCCCAACCGGGTCAAGCACGCCCTCACCACCACCGCCTCGCGCACGGGCCTCACCGCGCCCACCGCAGTCGGCGCCGGCCTCGTGCAGGCCTACGCCGCCGCCCGGCGAGCGCCCGCGGGCGAAGCCAACCTCGGCCTGGTGGCGGGCAACGGCACCGGCAGCCTCGACGCCAGCCGCGGCGACGTCGAGGTCAGCGGCCCGTGCCAGCAGCCCTACCGCACGCTCGATCCCACCTGCACCAAGCCCCTCGAAGGCGACGAGACGGCCCAAGGCCGCACCTACGAAGCGGAGCAGTGGGGCACCTCCTGGTACGAAAGCCAGTGGGCCGAGGCGGGACCGCTGGGCACCTCCTGGTACGGCACCTCCTGGTACGGGACCTCGTGGTACGGCACGTCGTGGTACGGGACCTCGTGGTACGGCGCGTCGTGGGAGGGGGGCACCGACACCCAGACCCGCTACGGCAAGCCCGCCGACGGGGGCGCCTGGTACGGCGCCTGGGAATAG
- a CDS encoding DUF1801 domain-containing protein produces the protein MTDPAVAAYIEAVPAEHRPLFDRVHNLILEARPDAEVVLSYGIPTYKAGRRRLYLGAWKHGVSIYGWGAGADAGFTTRHPHLKAGKGTIRLRADDAAAIDDDELRALAQAALAE, from the coding sequence ATGACCGACCCCGCCGTGGCGGCCTACATCGAGGCCGTCCCCGCCGAGCACCGCCCCTTGTTCGACCGGGTGCACAACCTGATCCTCGAGGCCCGCCCCGACGCCGAGGTCGTGCTCTCCTACGGCATCCCCACCTACAAGGCCGGTCGCCGCCGCCTCTACCTCGGGGCCTGGAAGCACGGGGTGTCGATCTACGGCTGGGGCGCAGGCGCGGACGCCGGCTTCACCACCCGCCACCCCCACCTCAAGGCGGGCAAGGGCACCATCCGCCTCCGCGCCGACGACGCCGCCGCCATCGACGACGACGAACTACGGGCACTGGCGCAGGCGGCCCTCGCCGAATGA
- a CDS encoding hemolysin family protein: protein MPRRLRRRRLDEAVVAQPTEHEQSILASLERLRSTTVREVMTPRVDLVALRAPVSSDDVARAVRESGHSRFPVYGDDLDSLEGVLFVKDLFRINEEMTPAVIGRRLRAPFVVPEHSRVLDVLSEMRRRRNAFAVVIDEHGGVEGVVTVKDLVSELVGELPDEFDREPEAELVRVDARRWLADGGCAVDRLRDELGVPVPEGDYVTVGGFLFDRFGRIPGEGDTLEHEGWQFKVTEMDRRRIAQVVLRAPSDTIGPGPDGEGAIGK from the coding sequence ATGCCCCGACGATTGCGGCGGCGGCGCCTCGACGAGGCGGTCGTCGCCCAACCCACCGAGCACGAGCAATCGATCCTGGCGTCGTTGGAGCGGCTGCGGTCGACGACGGTGCGCGAGGTGATGACGCCCCGGGTCGACCTGGTGGCGTTGCGGGCGCCGGTGTCGTCCGACGACGTGGCGCGGGCGGTGCGGGAGTCGGGGCACTCTCGGTTCCCGGTCTACGGCGACGACCTCGACTCGTTGGAGGGGGTGCTGTTCGTGAAGGACCTGTTCCGCATCAACGAGGAGATGACGCCCGCGGTGATCGGACGGCGGCTGCGGGCGCCGTTCGTGGTGCCGGAGCACTCGCGGGTGCTCGACGTGCTGTCGGAGATGCGGCGGCGGCGCAACGCCTTTGCCGTGGTGATCGACGAGCACGGCGGGGTCGAGGGGGTCGTCACCGTCAAAGACTTGGTGTCGGAGCTGGTGGGCGAGCTGCCCGACGAGTTCGACCGGGAGCCCGAGGCCGAGTTGGTGCGGGTCGACGCCCGGCGCTGGCTGGCCGACGGGGGGTGCGCGGTAGACCGGTTGCGGGACGAGCTGGGCGTGCCGGTGCCCGAGGGCGACTACGTGACGGTGGGCGGGTTCCTGTTCGACCGGTTCGGCCGAATCCCCGGCGAAGGCGACACGCTGGAGCACGAGGGCTGGCAGTTCAAGGTCACCGAGATGGACCGCCGCCGGATTGCCCAAGTCGTGCTCCGGGCGCCGTCGGATACCATCGGGCCCGGCCCGGATGGTGAAGGGGCCATCGGGAAGTAG
- a CDS encoding VOC family protein, with amino-acid sequence MAFHPYLNFGGNCREAFTRYQEIFGGELTLLPMSDMPSDQAPPPEQADLILHAALTFDGNLLMASDDPTGGFQGVQGMFVNYSCAGVDEAQRVFNELADGGQVTMPIAPTFWSPMFGMCVDRFGTPWMVNAEPEGGYPA; translated from the coding sequence ATGGCCTTTCACCCGTACCTGAACTTCGGCGGCAACTGCCGTGAGGCGTTCACCCGCTACCAGGAGATCTTCGGCGGCGAGCTCACACTGCTGCCCATGTCGGACATGCCGTCGGACCAAGCGCCGCCCCCCGAACAAGCCGACCTGATCTTGCACGCCGCCTTGACCTTCGACGGCAACCTCCTGATGGCGTCCGACGACCCCACCGGCGGCTTCCAAGGCGTGCAGGGCATGTTCGTCAACTACTCCTGCGCCGGCGTCGACGAGGCGCAACGCGTCTTCAACGAACTGGCCGACGGCGGCCAGGTGACAATGCCCATCGCACCGACGTTCTGGTCGCCCATGTTCGGCATGTGCGTCGACCGCTTCGGCACGCCGTGGATGGTCAACGCCGAGCCCGAGGGCGGCTACCCCGCCTGA
- a CDS encoding matrixin family metalloprotease, whose product MLPPVAPPASAHTVNGRWPSEQWAYNESGIANVIGPVGVESLYTADWSWETTELWKWVNPYANNTTNSRNIYFDSIDGRMGGVWGRAATPCRAGYTCYMYFDIAERWNSTSELRDNNWMDFRSAATHEFGHWMGGSHSWDYPSTQEFPGQKAALYEHVNYGEYRRAIFQDDINAVKAARAYLDIVTANDSFEYGTRGFLLRRAFGQGSWTRYCDGGGYAGTSCYVQWNGTSNSIYQDVHLRGTGYNQNGARNMWGQGRFRNRSGLAGRQVQVVVWNIDSGTILANQICNLPIDASWVHCTTPSFRTGPAGLRVEYYNNTGSNTDLDIAILG is encoded by the coding sequence ATGCTGCCTCCGGTGGCGCCGCCAGCGTCGGCACACACAGTCAATGGCAGATGGCCATCGGAGCAGTGGGCATACAACGAGTCAGGCATCGCAAACGTCATTGGCCCGGTGGGCGTCGAAAGTCTCTACACCGCCGACTGGTCATGGGAGACGACAGAACTCTGGAAGTGGGTCAATCCCTATGCCAACAATACGACAAACTCTCGGAATATTTACTTCGATTCGATCGACGGCAGGATGGGCGGTGTATGGGGACGCGCTGCGACGCCGTGCCGCGCTGGGTACACCTGTTACATGTACTTCGACATCGCCGAGCGGTGGAACTCGACCAGCGAACTCCGTGACAATAACTGGATGGACTTCCGCTCGGCGGCGACACACGAGTTCGGCCACTGGATGGGAGGATCCCACTCCTGGGACTATCCATCGACCCAGGAGTTCCCGGGGCAGAAAGCTGCGCTCTATGAGCACGTCAACTACGGCGAGTACCGCAGGGCGATCTTTCAAGATGACATCAATGCCGTAAAGGCAGCGCGCGCCTACCTCGACATCGTCACCGCTAACGACAGCTTCGAGTACGGAACCAGAGGATTTCTGCTCAGGCGTGCCTTTGGCCAAGGCTCGTGGACGCGCTACTGCGACGGCGGTGGTTACGCGGGCACCAGTTGTTACGTCCAGTGGAACGGCACCAGTAACTCGATCTACCAGGACGTCCACCTTCGCGGGACCGGCTACAACCAGAACGGCGCGCGCAACATGTGGGGCCAAGGCCGCTTCCGCAACCGCAGCGGGCTGGCAGGACGGCAGGTGCAGGTCGTCGTCTGGAACATCGACAGCGGCACCATCCTGGCGAATCAGATATGCAACCTTCCGATAGACGCGTCGTGGGTTCACTGCACAACGCCATCCTTCCGGACGGGGCCAGCCGGGCTGAGGGTGGAGTACTACAACAACACCGGGTCGAACACCGACCTCGACATCGCGATTCTCGGTTAG
- a CDS encoding helix-turn-helix transcriptional regulator yields MGRRVRASRKASRLSQEKLGELAGLHRTYIGHLERGEVNPSLNNIIRVAAALDVDPADLVKGLRPNE; encoded by the coding sequence TTGGGCCGACGCGTTCGCGCGTCCCGTAAAGCGTCGCGCCTGTCGCAGGAGAAGCTGGGCGAGCTGGCGGGCCTGCACCGCACCTACATCGGGCACCTGGAACGAGGCGAGGTCAACCCCAGCCTCAACAACATCATCCGGGTGGCCGCCGCCCTCGACGTCGACCCCGCCGACTTGGTGAAGGGCCTCCGCCCGAACGAGTAG
- a CDS encoding ATP-binding protein, producing the protein MNVMQSTTSAATTFAADAMAAAAARRWLRAGLLDWGCPALVEAAELCVSELVTNALRHCRREVFVRATLANGRLRVEVRDDDVVGRPVRRGDDELAEGGRGLLILDHLTEAWGVTPGVLGKSVWFELA; encoded by the coding sequence ATGAACGTGATGCAATCGACGACGAGCGCAGCGACGACCTTCGCCGCTGACGCGATGGCTGCTGCCGCGGCTCGGCGCTGGTTGCGCGCCGGCCTGCTCGACTGGGGCTGCCCGGCGTTGGTGGAGGCGGCTGAGCTGTGCGTGAGCGAGTTGGTCACCAACGCGCTGCGCCACTGCCGGAGGGAGGTGTTCGTGCGGGCGACCCTGGCGAACGGCCGCCTCCGCGTCGAGGTGCGTGACGACGACGTGGTCGGCCGTCCCGTCCGCCGCGGCGACGACGAGCTGGCCGAAGGCGGCCGGGGCCTGTTGATCCTCGACCACCTGACCGAAGCCTGGGGCGTCACCCCCGGCGTGCTCGGCAAGTCCGTGTGGTTCGAACTGGCCTGA
- a CDS encoding SpoIIE family protein phosphatase yields the protein MNEGAKAVKAYVAALAAAAVAVTVLTDATAGSPAWGALPVLAALLVAGEYLFVRFRYGGEISTINLVEAVLAPMLFAFSAPVVVATVAATQVAGAVLRRNAVVKSAFNVAQWSLAAAVGAAVMATAGEPGAFTTERVAALIVALAVVGLVNHVAFAGVLAMINHRSPLAVARELGTVLVVGWFLGWAVNTLIGLLFALAYSTHAAAVVLFAVPLAVLHIAYRGYAGARSDRLRLTGLHRAARSLAGPLDPGHAIEGFLRDVAEAFEATAAALVFDERPERVIHRVDAGGYTVVTEPAESSSLEGVMCACAGAVRVTGNGHPWSEALVEAGWRDCLTAPLVEDGRTLGALVVYDQAGLEGFEAGELAVLEAVARETVATFAKGRLLATMLEERQKLAEIVGTTSDGILTIAADGRVRTWNPALERITGIAAADAVGKPALEGLEPVTVNGQPVGLDRWADDLVLPAELRITAADGEQRRLSCSYSRSEDETLVVVARDTTTVEEMAQLREEFGQLVAAEEAQREVVEQLRQAVVPPRPVLAGADLGVAFLAPDETAPTGGDLFDWHVLPTGELHLAVVDVLGHGVAATKDALSVVSTLRILSLQGCPLEDLVARADDLLAADQREIVATVVVARFDTRTGRLLLVSGGHPPALVVSGDGSVRQVAATGSAIGWPGAGSDGVAEESLQPSDTLVLYTDGLVEARKNIVEGIEVLMRHAALAAHLPAEELATQLLERAVSGAQRRDDTLALVMRATSVGEHRHEQVWRASPAAEEVGAVRRQVTEWMAARELDVDDIDDVRLVVSELLTNAVVAARSTVTVHVAVDSGRVHVWVSDDGGSAPDLSTAGHLPVPDNAQAGRGLFLVRSVMDDVTALTNEIGTTVRCVKRLRRVAVDEPPTDSFAAHGPA from the coding sequence ATGAACGAGGGGGCGAAGGCGGTCAAGGCCTACGTCGCCGCCTTGGCGGCCGCCGCGGTGGCGGTCACCGTCCTCACCGACGCCACCGCCGGCTCACCCGCGTGGGGGGCGCTGCCTGTGCTCGCCGCCCTGCTGGTGGCGGGCGAGTACCTGTTCGTGCGCTTCCGCTACGGCGGTGAGATCAGCACCATCAACCTGGTGGAGGCGGTGCTCGCCCCCATGCTGTTCGCCTTCTCCGCCCCGGTGGTGGTGGCCACGGTGGCGGCCACGCAGGTGGCGGGCGCCGTGCTGCGGCGCAATGCCGTGGTCAAGAGCGCCTTCAACGTGGCCCAGTGGTCGCTGGCCGCCGCGGTGGGCGCCGCGGTGATGGCCACCGCGGGCGAGCCCGGCGCTTTCACCACCGAACGGGTCGCCGCCCTGATCGTGGCCCTGGCCGTGGTGGGGCTGGTCAACCACGTCGCCTTCGCCGGCGTGCTGGCCATGATCAACCACCGCTCTCCCCTCGCCGTGGCACGCGAACTGGGCACCGTGCTCGTGGTCGGCTGGTTCCTGGGCTGGGCGGTCAACACCTTGATCGGCCTGCTGTTCGCCTTGGCCTATTCCACCCACGCAGCCGCCGTCGTGCTCTTTGCCGTGCCCTTGGCCGTGCTCCACATCGCCTACCGGGGCTACGCAGGCGCCCGCTCCGACCGGCTGCGGCTCACCGGCCTGCACCGGGCGGCGCGCTCGCTGGCCGGGCCGCTCGATCCGGGCCACGCCATCGAGGGGTTCCTGCGCGACGTGGCCGAGGCCTTCGAAGCCACCGCGGCGGCCCTCGTCTTCGACGAACGCCCCGAACGGGTCATCCACCGGGTCGACGCAGGCGGCTACACGGTGGTGACCGAGCCCGCCGAGTCGTCCTCCTTGGAGGGCGTCATGTGCGCCTGCGCGGGCGCCGTGCGCGTCACCGGCAACGGGCACCCGTGGTCGGAGGCGCTGGTGGAGGCCGGCTGGCGCGACTGCCTGACCGCGCCGCTGGTGGAGGACGGCCGCACGCTCGGTGCCCTCGTCGTCTACGACCAAGCGGGCTTGGAGGGTTTCGAAGCGGGCGAGCTCGCCGTGCTCGAAGCCGTCGCCCGCGAGACGGTGGCCACCTTCGCCAAGGGCCGGCTGCTCGCCACCATGTTGGAAGAGCGCCAGAAACTGGCCGAGATCGTGGGCACCACCTCCGACGGCATCCTCACCATCGCCGCCGACGGACGGGTGCGCACGTGGAACCCCGCACTGGAGCGCATCACGGGCATCGCCGCCGCCGATGCCGTCGGCAAGCCCGCCCTGGAGGGGCTCGAGCCCGTCACCGTGAACGGCCAGCCGGTGGGCCTCGACCGGTGGGCCGACGACCTCGTGCTGCCCGCCGAGCTGCGCATCACCGCGGCCGACGGCGAGCAGCGCCGGCTGTCGTGCTCCTACAGCCGGTCGGAGGACGAGACGCTGGTCGTCGTCGCCCGCGACACCACCACCGTGGAGGAGATGGCCCAGCTTCGTGAGGAGTTCGGCCAACTGGTGGCGGCCGAAGAGGCCCAGCGGGAAGTGGTCGAACAGTTGCGCCAGGCGGTCGTGCCGCCCCGTCCCGTCCTGGCCGGCGCCGACCTGGGCGTCGCCTTCCTCGCACCGGACGAGACGGCGCCCACCGGCGGCGACCTGTTCGACTGGCACGTCCTGCCCACCGGTGAACTGCACCTCGCCGTGGTCGACGTGCTGGGCCACGGCGTGGCCGCCACCAAAGACGCCCTCAGCGTGGTGTCGACGTTGCGCATCCTGTCGCTCCAGGGCTGCCCGTTGGAAGACCTGGTGGCCCGGGCCGACGACCTGCTGGCCGCCGACCAGCGCGAGATCGTCGCCACCGTGGTGGTCGCCCGCTTCGACACCCGCACCGGCCGCCTCCTCCTCGTCTCGGGCGGGCACCCGCCCGCGCTGGTCGTCTCCGGCGACGGGTCGGTCCGCCAAGTGGCCGCCACCGGCTCGGCCATCGGGTGGCCGGGAGCAGGCAGCGACGGGGTGGCCGAGGAGTCCCTGCAGCCGTCCGACACGCTCGTGCTCTACACCGACGGCCTGGTCGAGGCCCGCAAGAACATCGTCGAGGGCATCGAGGTGCTCATGCGCCACGCGGCGCTGGCCGCGCACCTCCCGGCCGAGGAACTCGCCACACAGCTCTTGGAGCGGGCCGTGTCGGGCGCCCAGCGGCGCGACGACACCTTGGCCCTCGTCATGCGGGCGACGTCGGTGGGCGAGCACCGGCACGAGCAGGTGTGGCGGGCCTCGCCTGCCGCTGAAGAGGTGGGCGCCGTGCGCAGGCAGGTCACGGAGTGGATGGCCGCTCGCGAGCTCGACGTCGACGACATCGACGACGTGCGCCTGGTGGTGTCGGAGCTGCTGACCAACGCGGTTGTCGCCGCCCGCTCCACCGTCACCGTGCACGTCGCAGTCGACAGCGGCCGCGTGCACGTGTGGGTGTCGGACGACGGCGGCTCGGCCCCCGACCTGTCGACCGCAGGCCACCTCCCGGTGCCGGACAATGCCCAAGCGGGCCGGGGGTTGTTCCTCGTGCGCTCGGTCATGGACGACGTGACGGCGCTGACCAACGAGATCGGCACCACGGTGCGCTGCGTCAAGCGCCTGCGCCGGGTGGCCGTGGACGAGCCGCCGACCGACTCGTTCGCCGCCCACGGACCGGCTTGA